taatcgtATTCCAAACCAATTTGATGATGTTTTTggataatcaattaattaaatgatGTTCATTAAAACTACATGCAATTTGTTGATTCATCAAATCTGTCTTAGTTCCCATCCTTAAACGGCCAGACAATCCTCATCTTCTTGTCTATTAACATTTTCTACATCTATACGTATAATTTACATGTCCAAATTTTTGAACTATTTATTCACATATCTAGCTAGTCACTGTAAGTTTTATCAACCTAGTGGTAAAAATTTCCTGGGGCCAAAACGCATGAACTTAaaaggttttgagttcgatttccaTTGCGAGTAGAGTTTCTGAGGTTGGTTTCGgtcgatttttttttactaaatttAATCGACAAATAGGTTGGTTATTGACGatttggtctattttttttcgATTCTTTAGTCGATCCTCACTAATATATGTTTAACAATAACCGATCTATCAGTTAGTTCGGTTTGACACGATTATTTTGGACAATCCTAACTACGAGGAGCACGAGCAAGCGAAACCATATGAATTGATCACGCATGGATTTGATAGCCCGAATTTATACTCATTACTCATATAGTTGTACGtgtcggttataaaaaaaattgtaaatttttttccGAAAATAAATAGCGATAATACGAAATTTATTTAATGCAAAATTCGATGTCGGTGGCTGCCAGGAAGAGAGTAAATATATTTGACTTTATTTCCCAGTTTTCAGAAAACAGTTTAACATTTCGCTATCAAGAATTTATAGCAATTTTGACTTTTAATCCCCTTTGATTGAATTTGGGTAGCAAGCAAATATTGGAAAATCTGACTAGGaattaaaaattccagattTGTTAAGAGTCTCACATCGTTTAGATATGAAATTGTCGTTTAATTTATAAGTGGTGTCAAACCCTTAAACGCTTAAGAGCCATTTTAGGGATAAAATACATATGAGTCTATGACCCAATGTGAGACAATATCTTAAGTGTTATTTGGCCCAAAGCTTTTCCTCTACCCATTTTCAAATTATCACAAGATTTGACGTGGAATAACGAATCTCATTGCATGTGCTGATGTGCACATCTATTGGTTGAGAAAGATAGCCAACGTGGCAGGACCATTAGTGGAGGTTGCAAGATAGTTTTCAGTCACCAGCACCCATAGAAAATACCCAGACAGCCCaattaaaaacagaaaaaaattaaataaaaaaaaaaaacaactaacaTGCGCCGATCCCTATCTGAACCACCGCTTAAACAAGGACCCTTCATGTTCAAAATCTACGGCTACGCCCGCCCCAAAAATCCACAGTCAACGGTGGATGTCTGGAGAGAATGGAAATCCATGTGACGACGTCGCTTTCGCAAAGAGCTAGAGAAGCCCAAGTCATCAAGGCAGCGGGACATGTGTCGGTAAATAATACGGACAGGTGGCGGCTCGAAAGGTGGCCATTGTGCCATGTCAACAAGTTGGTTCTTGTGTGTTGTTGGATGATAAAGAGGAGTttcttgatgatttggaaattaAAGCTAATAAAGTGAAACATAAATAAGGTAGAAAGAAAAGTGATGGAGATATTGAGGCCTACATTGTTAGTGAGGTTTGATTTTTGAGGGCAAAAGCATGTGCTTCTGTCACAACCGGCTTTTCATTCTAATTTATTATCACTACATTCAAACAAacctatatatattatatatgtatactcTTGGATTAATTAGTGCAATTGCTGAATAGAACAAGTATATGAGACaataaccctaaccctaaccctctTATACATACAAGGTGGCATGAACATATAAAATCACTTGAGTGATAGTCTAGTAGTGATTTATCTAGGGTCAAACTATATAGACTCGGAAAATCCTGAATTTGATTCTCACTGTGAACAATACCCTTTTAATCACGCATCGAGTTTTGACCAAACTTACTCTATCATCAGGTGAAAATTTTACGTGCGCTTTGGATGTCCAAAGGACAAGTTTGAATTGAAACTTTTGTGCGCTTTGGATGTCCAAAGGGCGAGCTTCAAACTTTGTGTGCCATTTGGATGTCCAACATGTAAATATGTACGGTGTCGTTCTCGGCCCCTGATTACAAAACATGGGAACATATATGATATAACCTAATGTCAATTGTACTTAGGATTAATGTCGTTTAGTATCCCGAGAATCAAGTTGggatgtgtttgtttttttaattcaacTTATTTTGTTCGTATTGCAtgcaaattaaaacaaaatgataCAAATAAAAATTGTGGCTCTTTAAACTAACTAGGGCGGCCAATAAAATCCTATCATCTATCTAGTTGGCGAAGAACAAGATTAATTAAATAAGTATATACCCAAATATAGCTAAGAGATTAGAGATGTCCATGCCACCTTTTTGTGTCATTACGAATGTCCTTATCgttgataaataataatgaatGAACATTAAGTAAGGCCACATGTAGGAATCTAATATCACTCAATAAACACTCCATCACTAGCCGCTTAACTAGATGTAATATTTACGCATACATCTTTTGCGATCATCATACGAGGGTCGTTATGCTAGTGTTGCGCGCGTGcgcgcacacatatatacacgaACAAGTACAATGATACAAAAACAATGGCTTCCACAGATAGGTCTAGAACTgttcaattttcaaatatacTCATACTTATTATACAAAAGTGAGTTGATGTTGctctttaaaatttttttaaaaaaagtatatTGATGTTAATGTGAGATTATGAAGTGTAAGGACGTGAAGTAGCATTGAGGATAAGCCATATTAAAACAAAAGTTTTGAATATTGTCCATGGGTGCAAATCATGCTACCCTTTAAAAAGTATTGAAATAGACCTTAATTCCAAGTTCCAACCTCAGTGCATGTGTTCTTTCTAAGATGCATTtagaggaaatttttttttttaatggaatgtGACCTTAAATTGCTCGAAGGAGTTAGTTTGGTTGCCGAGCTTCCCATAATAAATTTCTCTGAGAAAACAAGAGAGAATGAGTTCCAAGCTTCAATTCGTTTATGCACTAATTTCATTTGAGGTCACTACAGGTCGAAAGAAACGTATCTTAAATTCAAATGTACAAGTTTGTCATCAGGGTGTGAAACTAGATTTGATTTCCACGGGAAGTAATATCATTGTGAGATGTGAATACGCGCTGAGTTTCGATCCAATTTATTCTAACGTCAAGCGTGAAACTTCATGTGTACATAAACTGATGGTATGAGTTTAAACCCGAATGTAGAAAGGACAAACACAAATGGTGACAGTACCTTGGAACTCCACTAAAGTAAAGTTGGAGCATATGGGTTTACTTTTGAAGCTCTCACTCTCTCTGCCACGCGGTCTAGACTCGTATTTCTTCCATAAACAAAAGACCAGGTGGAGAAACCCAAAAAAGGTTACCATTGAAAATCGCTATTTTTGACTGTATTTCCCACCTTTGTCCGTAGTAGCTTTTGCCCAACGACCAAAACTACCGCGCATACCGGAATCCCCGTAAATCCAGAAATCACGAACCAgatttgggtcccacatgtttagTTTTAATTACACGCCACATAGTCACATACCCCGGCTCTCTCCCCCAACCTCCATTTATATCCCCCATCTTCCCTCCTCACTTCCCTCAtaactcactcactcactcacaaGAGGAAAAAAGTGCTTGCTCAGACAATGCCGAGctcctccctctctctcgcCTTCCTCCTCTGCCTCCTGGCCCCATCCCTCATCTCCTCCAGACCACTCCAGGACCCAGAATCCGTCGTACAAGAAGTACATAGGCAAGTACAGTTGTCATTCCCGGCTGTTGAGTTCTACGTACATGATTTCATACGTGGACGTGTAGaatccacgaattcacttgaatcttgtgCGTAAAACGCCAGTAGCTGTGATACCTAATTGCCGAGAATGTTTATCACTTTCGTTTCGTTAATTACTATTATATGCTAATAATGTGCCACATTTTGGTAATTTTGCAGCGCTATTAATGCTACTAGGAGGGACTTGGGTTATCTCTCGTGTGGGACGGGCAACCCTATTGACGACTGCTGGAGGTGCGACCCTAACTGGGAGAAGAACCGTCAACGGCTAGCCGATTGCGCGATTGGGTTCGGTAAGAACGCGATTGGAGGACGTGAAGGTCAGATTTACGTTGTGACGGACCCCAGTGACAATGACGCAGTGAACCCCAAGCCAGGGACGCTAAGGTATGCTGTGATTCAAGACGAGCCATTGTGGATCATTTTTGCTCGGGACATGACCATAAAGTTAAAGGAGGAATTGATCATGAACTCGTTCAAGACCATTGATGGACGAGGTGCTAGCGTGCATATTGCTGGTGGTCCATGTATTACTATACAGTATGTGACTAATATTATTATACATGGATTGAATATTCATGATTGTAAGCAAGGAGGGAATGCTATGGTGCGGGACTCTCCACACCATTTTGGGTTTAGGACCATATCGGATGGTGATGGTGTGTCGATATTCGGTGGGAGCCACGTGTGGGTGGACCATAATTCATTGTCGAATTGCAATGATGGACTAATTGATGCCATTCATGGGTCCACTGCcatcacaatttcaaacaattaCATGACCCACCATGATAAAGTCATGTTGTTGGGCCACAGTGATTCCTACACTCAAGACAAGAACATGCAAGTTACTATTGCCTTTAATCACTTTGGTGAAGGACTAGTCCAAAGAATGCCAAGGTAAATAAAATACCCCACAAGTcgtactccttttttttttttttgtctaatatGCGCTTTGAATAGTGGAGTGGGTCAAAACCGATCCGGTAAGATTATGTCGAAGCTCATGCGGGTAGAGCCCATAAATGGGACTAATCCGCATAACGTGCAAAGATTTCACAAAGAACTATCCCAGTTGATTGATTTGAACTTCCTACTTCATGCTCAAGTTTAGGATTCCCTAGCTATCCAGTATAAATGTTGATCTGgggaatttttattaattattttttttgcttgcaGATGTAGACATGGGTACTTCCATGTGGTGAACAATGACTACACACATTGGGAAATGTATGCAATTGGAGGGAGTGCAGATCCAACAATCAACAGCCAAGGAAACAGATTTCTTGCTCCAAATGATGAAAACAATAAAGAAGTGACAAAGCATGAAGATGCACCAGAGAGTGAGTGGAAAAGTTGGAATTGGAGGTCAGAAGGAGACTTGTTGGTGAATGGTGCATTCTTTACAGCCTCAGGTGCAGGGGCTTCTTCAAGCTATGCTAAAGCTTCAAGCTTGGGTGCAAGACCATCTTCACTTGTCGGTTCTCTCACTCTCAATGCTGGATCACTTAATTGCAAGAAGGGTTCTCGTTGCTGATTATTATTACTTGTAATttagagaggagaagaaattacaaacaaaaaaaattgtcaatttcTTCCCCTccattttcttaattttcacTCTTTgtttgggggtttttttttttttttttgtgttttttaatgATTATTACAACCTCGGCCTGCAAATACTGGTAAGACTGTTAGGGTTTCTGTTTGAGAATCTTGATGGGGTTAGGGAAGGCATGCAAGTGCAGAAGTGTTGATAATACTAAATTATATatcttgttttaatttttaaatgaaattaatgTCTTTCTCCCTTTATGTTGTGTcgctcactctctctctctctattcatGCTTGCACCGTTGCACATGGACGTCAAGATCAACAGACAAAAGTAAACAGAAAACAAACGTTGAACAAGACAGAAGGAAAGCTTCCATtgctactatatatatatatatagcttcaaTTAATTAGTGTTTAATGGGACTAGGTCCACAACCAAATGTTCAACTACCATCATTATTTCTTTTATTCTCAACAAattcatttaaaaaattatattattttattagatTTTTAAAATGTTCCTTTTTAACATATTAgggtaagtttttttttaagcaaAAGGATGAGCAGGAGGAGCGAACAGTATAGACTATAGAGAACCCCTTAGGCATAACCCTATTagggttagtttttttttttttgtgataaaaAAACTATGAAGAATTTAATTACTCCGAACAAGTTACACGATATGCAACAATAACAGAGAtgacataaaaagaaaaatcttcCAAGCAAACACGGAAACCTCAAACAGAATACTACTGTTAAGAAATAACAACTTTCTTAACAGTAGTATTCGTGAAATGTCCGAAAACTGATAATTGGTAGGACTTATACACGTACATAACGATAGAAGAGTCCGTTTCAACAGAAATTGGGGGTTGGAACATATTAGGGTTATATAGTTACTCAAACAAAAGCATTCATGGTGGAGTGGAGCCCACTAGAGATTTCACCGTGattgaaggagaagaaagagcCACAAAGCACATGCACTTACCGGCAACTTCTTTTGATGGGAAGGGAATGGTCGATCTTCTGTTTTGTTGTACGTAAGGATTATTGGTTCAACACTTACATTATCGTTCAAACCAAATTTGTCCCGTGACAACGAAATCCGTTCTTTCCAACGGTATTAATTGCACATGCATTCTCAAACAGAATTATCAAATCATGATGCACAATCcgttcacatttttttaatctGCCTGCACCTGCTGTTACACATTTTGTACTTTCTGTATGTATAATCAATACAATAGGTTTTTTTGGATGACCGACAAAAATAACGTACaaaatttgtcatttggactttcgatatgggtctaaacttaGACCTTCAAATTCGCATGTACATAAGTTTCCCACTTGATGATAAGGTAAGTTGGGTTAAAGCGCAACGCGTGGTCACAATGATATTGTTTTTAGTGAGAGTCGAATTCGAGACTTCCCAAATCCATACGATTTGATCTCTGAAAGAGTCATCAACTGATGTTCCAGACGGATTGGAACCTAGCATGACAACTTGGGTCATATACAAAAGGACAATTGAATTGAACTTTCAATCAACTTTTTTAAGTCACAATTAAGAAGCAAAGCATGTGATTACAGTGATAATTAATCATATATTGGATCAACCTATATGACAAATATTGAAAAGCTTGGAAtcttacaatatatataattctgaTCCACAAACACATGATAAAAGCTAGCTAGGGGAATAATTTGATCATTGGCCTAATTAATAGTACCACTACTCCATGATAGGACTTCCCTGTTCTTCCACTTTTGGTAAACAGTACTACACTATTAGGGTTTCATGCATGTCAATTGTGGGACATAACACTACATGTGGAAGAAAACAAGTGGAGATTGGCTTAATTGAGAGTTGCTATCCATCCAGCAAATTAAAGCAAATTAAGCCTTTCATCATGTGTTGTTGCAGCTGCATCTTCTGACAAAAGCCTGGACTTAATGTGACAATTGCTGGGGCATGTATGTCATTGTGACATGCATGCTCCAACACACGTGGTCACAAAGATATTGCTCCCAATTGGAGTTGAACTCAAGACTTTCTAAGTCCATACGGCTTATTTTTAGATAAATTTACCAACTAGATTATCACCCAAATTGTCTACATTATCAACATATGCTAATTGGATTAAATGGGAGGCCACGAAAGTTGGTTGATTGGgatgtttcaaatttcaggAAACCTACCAAACTACCAAACTTAATGCTCATTGGACTCTCAAGTTTCGTTCAACTAATCTTCTGATTGACCGTTGATTAATTAGCTCTACTATCATTTGCCTTGGATAGGACGGATATTTTTTCAGATATTCAGGGCCCGGCGGCCCAACTATGAAGGTCTAAGTCTTAGCGAGTTGCTTCATTCAAAGGCAAATCGATCGAGTTGGTGAAACAAGGCGTGATGAAGTCAAAAAGTTTCAAACTTTTTGATAGTTG
This sequence is a window from Tripterygium wilfordii isolate XIE 37 chromosome 8, ASM1340144v1, whole genome shotgun sequence. Protein-coding genes within it:
- the LOC120003320 gene encoding probable pectate lyase 5, which translates into the protein MPSSSLSLAFLLCLLAPSLISSRPLQDPESVVQEVHSAINATRRDLGYLSCGTGNPIDDCWRCDPNWEKNRQRLADCAIGFGKNAIGGREGQIYVVTDPSDNDAVNPKPGTLRYAVIQDEPLWIIFARDMTIKLKEELIMNSFKTIDGRGASVHIAGGPCITIQYVTNIIIHGLNIHDCKQGGNAMVRDSPHHFGFRTISDGDGVSIFGGSHVWVDHNSLSNCNDGLIDAIHGSTAITISNNYMTHHDKVMLLGHSDSYTQDKNMQVTIAFNHFGEGLVQRMPRCRHGYFHVVNNDYTHWEMYAIGGSADPTINSQGNRFLAPNDENNKEVTKHEDAPESEWKSWNWRSEGDLLVNGAFFTASGAGASSSYAKASSLGARPSSLVGSLTLNAGSLNCKKGSRC